The following proteins come from a genomic window of Natrinema saccharevitans:
- a CDS encoding RAD55 family ATPase translates to MSDQLWTDRAREYPLECDHCHYPIPGEPEAGEDGRYCSAACREAAADGSTMPDPDAYKRVVTGVEPLDSLVPNGIPADSLVLLSGDEGTRRAELETELVWRALERGEPAVVCSVANPPTAALERFYENGWNVLPALETDRLRIVDCFTRRLDDRDEFRAGRTEWATFLGEAAADAVVEVADPSDRREVANGIHRAIDDLEMSETGLVTIDSLDELESLAGGGLVHDFLKDVRSTVCTARFVPIVAAATTAGQAEHPEPERVFDGIVDLRLTDGNAAGTRLKRLAVRKLTGAAVLPQWVTYDHEPARGLFAFGPNTDARQVYDRGNGPVASTQRR, encoded by the coding sequence ATGTCCGATCAGCTCTGGACGGATCGCGCCCGGGAGTACCCCCTCGAGTGCGATCACTGCCACTATCCGATCCCCGGCGAGCCCGAGGCGGGCGAGGACGGCCGCTACTGTTCGGCGGCCTGCCGCGAGGCCGCCGCCGACGGTTCGACGATGCCCGACCCCGACGCCTACAAGCGAGTCGTGACCGGGGTCGAGCCGCTGGACTCGCTGGTCCCGAACGGGATTCCGGCCGACTCGTTGGTACTCCTGTCGGGCGACGAGGGCACCCGCCGGGCCGAACTCGAGACCGAACTCGTCTGGCGGGCCTTAGAGCGCGGCGAGCCCGCGGTCGTCTGTTCGGTCGCGAACCCGCCGACGGCGGCGCTCGAGCGCTTCTACGAGAACGGCTGGAACGTCCTGCCGGCGCTGGAGACCGACCGCCTGCGGATCGTCGACTGTTTCACCCGTCGGCTCGACGACCGCGACGAGTTTCGCGCCGGGCGAACCGAGTGGGCGACCTTTCTCGGCGAGGCCGCCGCCGACGCGGTCGTCGAGGTGGCCGATCCGAGCGACCGCCGCGAGGTAGCGAACGGGATCCACCGGGCGATCGACGACCTCGAGATGTCCGAGACGGGACTGGTGACGATCGACTCGCTGGACGAACTCGAGTCGCTGGCGGGTGGCGGGCTCGTCCACGATTTTCTCAAAGACGTCCGATCGACGGTCTGTACGGCCCGTTTCGTCCCGATCGTCGCCGCGGCGACGACGGCGGGACAGGCGGAGCATCCGGAACCCGAGCGCGTCTTCGACGGGATCGTCGACCTGCGGCTGACCGACGGGAACGCGGCGGGGACCCGGCTCAAACGGCTCGCGGTCCGAAAGCTAACCGGGGCGGCGGTTCTCCCCCAGTGGGTGACCTACGACCACGAGCCCGCCCGCGGGCTGTTCGCGTTCGGTCCGAACACGGACGCGCGACAGGTCTACGACCGCGGGAACGGCCCCGTCGCGTCGACCCAGCGCCGGTAG
- a CDS encoding class I SAM-dependent methyltransferase encodes MVDREAVRRAYDEITSTYANERVATHDEAESAALAALFDSVPDGCRLLDAGCGHGIPALEYALDPSNGVAPDLAVGLDLSRGQLETATRLVPDATLCQGEMTRLPFAAATFDAVTALYSLIHVPIDDHSTAIEAFARVLRPGGQLLLTEGWTEWAGSNPDWLETGTEMQWHMAGAEATREQLESAGFELVATGEFRDALADEEEARFPYFHARLTE; translated from the coding sequence ATGGTCGACAGGGAAGCCGTCCGCCGTGCGTACGACGAAATCACGTCGACGTACGCGAACGAGCGAGTCGCGACGCACGACGAGGCCGAGTCGGCAGCGCTCGCGGCGCTGTTCGATTCGGTGCCGGACGGGTGTCGCCTCCTCGACGCCGGCTGCGGGCACGGAATCCCGGCGCTCGAGTACGCCCTCGACCCGTCGAACGGGGTCGCTCCGGACCTGGCCGTCGGCCTCGACCTCTCGCGGGGGCAACTCGAGACGGCGACGCGGCTCGTTCCCGACGCGACGCTGTGTCAGGGTGAGATGACGCGGCTCCCGTTCGCCGCGGCCACGTTCGATGCCGTCACCGCACTGTACTCGCTGATTCACGTCCCGATCGACGACCACTCGACGGCGATCGAGGCGTTCGCCCGCGTCCTTCGACCGGGCGGGCAGCTCCTCCTCACCGAAGGGTGGACCGAGTGGGCCGGGTCGAACCCGGACTGGCTCGAGACCGGCACCGAGATGCAGTGGCACATGGCCGGGGCGGAAGCGACGCGTGAGCAGCTCGAATCGGCCGGGTTCGAACTGGTCGCGACGGGAGAGTTCAGGGACGCGTTGGCCGACGAGGAAGAGGCCCGGTTCCCGTATTTCCACGCGCGGCTGACGGAGTGA
- the gltB gene encoding glutamate synthase large subunit: MSQPHMESSTERSQGLADPADARSNCGVGVVMDLDGDGGHDIVADGLELLENLEHRGTTGAEKDTGDGAGIMLQTPDPFFESVLETDLPETYAVGSLFLPQDDRAREQLRDLTADTFDTYDLEVLEWRDVPTNNDGLGQTAVDSEPDVHQVVVAPEDDISGDDFDRRLYVARRALENAVEDADVENKDRFYVVSLDSKTVVYKGLLKGVQVPAYYPDLTDERMESTFVMVHERFSTNTLGAWHLAHPYRNIIHNGEFNTIQGNINWMRARETDIESDVLEDLEAVKPIIDDPDQSDTASVDNALELLMQGGRDLAHALRMLVPEAWRGRGAKRHGQQTSDEVCDGDDAMDADRKDWYDFHASLVEPWDGPALVAATDGERVGAVLDRNGLRPCRYDVTTDNRLIMASEAGALETEPAEIEERGRLKPGQLFLADPEEGRVIPDEEVFDDLTDDRYGEWIAQEQVHLDDIRATNDRSPQTEIPALRDQQAAFGYTHDELENLIEPMTQKGKDPVGSMGDDTPLSVLTEFNRPLFSYFKQLFAQVTNPPLDYIREELVTSMESRLGFQRNLLDESPEHARQLVLDSPILTDAELESVRDCSANGITTATIDITYEPESDDPGADLEAAIERVREDVVDAIEDGGHDVIVLSDRNVDEDRVAIPSLLATGGVHHHLVRNGLRNHVGLVVESADPRTVHHFATLVGYGAGAVNPYLAYQTIEDITAGPDGADTEVAIDAYINAVEDGLLKIMAKMGISTVESYQGAQIFEAVGLDSDLVAEYFEGTENRTEGIGLAEIEEDLRERHATAFGDGEEPDLDRHGEFEHRSGGIHHQWNPDTVGALQQAVRSNDYERYQEFAEQINDQQQNLQTLRGLLEFDSDRDPIPIEDVEPITDIVQRFSTAAMSLGSLSPEAHENNSIAMNRLGAKSNSGEGGEPPERFNTERECNVKQVASGRFGVTSTYLSNADELQIKMAQGSKPGEGGHLPGSKVNEMIAHVRKSTPGVGLISPPPLHDIYSIEDLKQLIFDLKAANEDADINVKLVSEAGIGTVAAGVAKANADVVHISGHDGGTGASPKTSIKSAGLPWELGLAEANQMLCRTGLRDRIRVSADGGMKTGRDVAVAALLGAEEYIFGTASLVTGGCVMARQCHKNTCPVGVATQREDLRKRFPGEPEHVINYMTFIAQELREIMAELGYETIDEMIGQVDALAQRDDVDHPKARNVDLSEVLADPGSEVRRKIREQDHELEDQLDRDLIEAAADAIEDQEPVALETEVTNVDRTVGAMLSNRITDRYGEPGLPEDTITVDVEGTAGQSFGAFLASGVSIHLDGSANDYVGKGLSGGKLTIRTPESAAYDPTENVSIGNVALYGATDGQLYVNGVAGERFAVRNSGAKAVVEGVGDHGCEYMTGGVVAVLGETGTNFAAGMSGGVAYVYDPDEEFAAKANTGMVSLHDDLEEKDERMLRRLVENHVAYTGSERGELLLANWERALEAFVKVMPEAYYEAITEQGSDDVRNELPGEPEAAAEAESANFAASDD, translated from the coding sequence ATGTCACAGCCACATATGGAGTCATCCACCGAGCGTTCGCAGGGGCTCGCCGACCCCGCGGACGCGCGGTCGAACTGCGGTGTCGGTGTCGTTATGGATCTCGACGGGGATGGGGGCCACGACATCGTCGCCGACGGACTCGAACTGCTCGAAAACCTCGAACACCGCGGGACGACCGGCGCGGAGAAAGACACCGGCGACGGAGCCGGTATCATGCTTCAGACGCCGGATCCGTTCTTCGAGAGCGTTCTCGAGACCGATCTCCCCGAAACCTACGCCGTCGGCTCGCTCTTTCTGCCACAGGACGATCGGGCACGCGAGCAACTCCGCGATCTCACCGCCGACACCTTCGACACCTACGATCTCGAGGTCCTCGAGTGGCGCGACGTGCCGACGAACAACGACGGCCTCGGACAGACCGCCGTCGACTCGGAACCCGACGTCCATCAGGTCGTCGTCGCGCCCGAGGACGATATCTCCGGCGACGACTTCGACCGCCGACTGTACGTGGCTCGACGCGCGCTGGAAAACGCCGTCGAGGACGCCGACGTCGAGAACAAAGATCGGTTCTACGTCGTCTCTCTCGACTCCAAGACCGTCGTCTACAAGGGACTGCTGAAGGGCGTTCAGGTCCCCGCGTACTACCCCGATCTCACCGATGAGCGCATGGAATCGACGTTCGTAATGGTCCACGAGCGGTTCTCGACGAACACGCTCGGCGCGTGGCACCTCGCCCATCCGTACCGCAACATCATCCACAACGGCGAGTTCAACACCATTCAGGGCAACATCAACTGGATGCGGGCCCGCGAGACCGACATCGAGAGCGACGTTCTGGAGGACCTCGAGGCCGTCAAGCCGATCATCGACGACCCCGACCAATCGGACACGGCGAGCGTCGACAACGCCCTCGAGTTGCTGATGCAGGGCGGCCGGGACCTCGCACACGCCCTGCGGATGCTCGTCCCCGAGGCCTGGCGCGGTCGTGGCGCGAAGCGCCACGGGCAGCAAACTTCTGACGAAGTTTGCGACGGCGACGACGCGATGGACGCCGACCGGAAGGACTGGTACGACTTCCACGCGTCGCTGGTCGAGCCGTGGGACGGCCCCGCGCTCGTGGCGGCGACCGACGGCGAACGCGTCGGCGCGGTGCTGGACCGTAACGGACTGCGCCCGTGCCGGTACGACGTCACGACCGACAACCGGCTCATCATGGCCAGCGAGGCCGGCGCGCTCGAGACCGAGCCAGCGGAGATCGAAGAACGTGGCCGCCTCAAGCCCGGCCAGCTCTTCCTCGCCGACCCCGAGGAGGGCCGGGTCATCCCCGACGAGGAAGTCTTCGACGACCTCACCGACGACCGCTACGGCGAGTGGATCGCACAGGAGCAGGTCCATCTGGACGACATCCGGGCCACGAACGACCGCTCGCCGCAGACGGAGATTCCGGCGCTGCGCGACCAACAGGCCGCGTTCGGCTACACGCACGACGAACTCGAGAACCTGATCGAGCCGATGACCCAGAAGGGGAAAGACCCCGTCGGCTCGATGGGCGACGACACGCCGCTGTCGGTGCTGACCGAGTTCAACCGACCGCTGTTTTCCTACTTCAAACAGCTGTTCGCACAGGTCACGAACCCGCCGCTTGACTACATCCGCGAGGAACTGGTCACCTCGATGGAGTCGCGGCTGGGCTTCCAGCGCAACCTGTTAGACGAGTCGCCCGAACACGCCCGCCAGCTCGTGCTGGACTCGCCGATCCTGACCGACGCCGAACTCGAGTCGGTCCGCGACTGTTCGGCCAACGGGATCACGACCGCGACGATCGACATCACCTACGAGCCCGAGAGCGACGACCCCGGCGCGGACCTCGAGGCCGCGATCGAGCGCGTCCGCGAGGACGTCGTCGACGCGATCGAGGACGGCGGCCACGACGTCATCGTCCTCTCGGACCGGAACGTCGACGAGGACCGGGTCGCGATCCCGAGCCTGCTGGCGACCGGCGGCGTCCACCACCACCTCGTGCGCAACGGCCTGCGAAACCACGTGGGCCTCGTCGTCGAGTCGGCCGACCCGCGGACCGTCCACCACTTCGCGACTCTCGTGGGGTACGGCGCCGGCGCGGTCAACCCGTACCTGGCCTACCAGACCATCGAGGACATCACCGCCGGCCCCGACGGCGCCGACACCGAGGTCGCCATCGACGCCTATATCAACGCCGTCGAGGACGGCCTCCTGAAGATCATGGCCAAGATGGGAATCTCGACCGTCGAGAGCTATCAGGGCGCCCAGATCTTCGAGGCCGTCGGCCTCGATTCGGACCTCGTGGCCGAGTACTTCGAGGGCACCGAGAACCGCACCGAGGGGATCGGCCTCGCCGAGATCGAGGAGGACCTCCGCGAGCGCCACGCGACCGCTTTCGGCGACGGCGAGGAACCGGACCTCGACCGCCACGGCGAGTTCGAACACCGCTCGGGCGGCATCCACCACCAGTGGAACCCCGACACCGTCGGCGCGCTCCAGCAGGCCGTCCGCTCGAACGACTACGAGCGCTACCAGGAGTTCGCTGAACAGATCAACGACCAGCAACAGAACCTCCAGACCTTGCGTGGCCTGCTCGAGTTCGACTCCGATCGCGATCCGATCCCGATCGAGGACGTCGAGCCGATCACGGACATCGTCCAGCGGTTCTCGACCGCCGCGATGTCGCTGGGTTCGCTCTCGCCGGAGGCCCACGAGAACAACTCGATCGCGATGAACCGGCTCGGCGCCAAGAGCAACTCGGGCGAGGGGGGCGAACCGCCGGAGCGGTTCAACACCGAACGCGAGTGTAACGTCAAGCAGGTCGCTTCCGGCCGGTTCGGCGTCACCTCGACGTACCTCTCGAACGCCGACGAACTGCAGATCAAGATGGCCCAGGGTTCCAAGCCCGGCGAAGGCGGCCACCTCCCCGGCTCGAAAGTCAACGAGATGATCGCCCACGTCCGCAAGTCCACGCCCGGCGTCGGGCTGATCTCGCCGCCGCCGCTGCACGACATCTACTCGATCGAGGACTTGAAGCAGCTGATCTTCGACCTGAAGGCGGCCAACGAGGACGCCGATATCAACGTCAAGCTCGTCTCCGAAGCGGGGATCGGCACCGTCGCCGCCGGCGTCGCGAAGGCCAACGCCGACGTGGTCCACATTTCCGGCCACGACGGCGGGACCGGTGCCTCGCCCAAGACGTCGATCAAGAGCGCCGGCCTCCCGTGGGAACTCGGTCTCGCGGAAGCCAACCAGATGCTCTGTCGGACCGGCCTCCGCGACCGCATCCGCGTCTCCGCCGACGGCGGGATGAAGACCGGGCGCGACGTCGCCGTCGCCGCCCTGCTGGGTGCCGAGGAGTACATCTTCGGGACCGCCTCGCTGGTCACCGGCGGCTGCGTCATGGCCCGGCAGTGTCACAAGAACACCTGCCCGGTCGGCGTCGCCACCCAGCGCGAGGACCTGCGCAAGCGGTTCCCCGGCGAGCCCGAACACGTCATCAACTACATGACTTTCATCGCGCAGGAACTGCGCGAGATCATGGCCGAACTCGGCTACGAGACCATAGACGAGATGATCGGCCAGGTCGACGCCCTGGCGCAGCGCGACGACGTCGACCACCCGAAGGCCCGCAACGTCGACCTCTCGGAAGTGCTGGCCGACCCCGGCAGCGAGGTCCGACGCAAGATCCGCGAGCAGGACCACGAACTCGAGGACCAGCTCGATCGCGACCTCATCGAAGCCGCGGCAGACGCCATCGAAGACCAAGAGCCGGTTGCCCTCGAGACCGAGGTCACGAACGTCGACCGCACCGTCGGCGCGATGCTCTCCAACCGAATCACGGACCGCTACGGCGAGCCCGGCCTCCCCGAGGACACCATCACCGTCGACGTGGAGGGGACCGCCGGCCAGAGCTTCGGCGCGTTCCTGGCCAGCGGCGTCTCGATACACCTCGATGGCAGCGCCAACGACTACGTCGGCAAGGGCCTCTCCGGCGGCAAGCTCACGATCCGGACGCCCGAGTCCGCCGCCTACGACCCGACCGAGAACGTCTCGATCGGCAACGTCGCGCTCTACGGCGCGACCGACGGCCAGCTGTACGTCAACGGCGTCGCCGGCGAGCGCTTCGCGGTGCGCAACTCCGGTGCCAAGGCCGTCGTCGAGGGCGTCGGCGACCACGGCTGTGAGTACATGACCGGCGGCGTCGTCGCCGTGCTGGGCGAGACGGGCACCAACTTCGCGGCCGGGATGTCCGGCGGCGTCGCCTACGTCTACGACCCCGACGAGGAGTTCGCGGCCAAGGCCAACACCGGCATGGTCTCGCTCCACGACGACCTCGAGGAGAAAGACGAGCGGATGCTGCGCCGCCTCGTCGAGAACCACGTCGCCTACACCGGCTCCGAGCGGGGCGAACTCCTGCTCGCAAACTGGGAGCGCGCGCTCGAGGCCTTCGTGAAGGTCATGCCCGAGGCCTACTACGAGGCGATCACCGAGCAGGGCAGCGACGACGTCCGCAACGAACTGCCCGGCGAACCCGAGGCCGCGGCCGAAGCCGAATCGGCCAACTTCGCCGCGAGCGACGACTGA
- a CDS encoding NAD-dependent epimerase/dehydratase family protein, whose protein sequence is MDDALVIGGTRFIGRHLVAELLDHDYDVTLFTRGTRENPFADDDRVDHVEGDRTNDTALEAAATTVDPDAVFDCVAYHPKDVRAATRIFDDCEAYVYVSSGAAYGREEIPKREGETPLHDCTPEQATDDSVETYGNRKAEGDRAAFAAADDGVPAMVVRPPIVYGPHDYTERLNWWIDRVNRFDRVVVPGDGTNLRHLVYVEDVAAALRIVAERGDPGEAYNVGDRRLVPLEELVESLADALETAVEIVHAGPRELAAGELALEDYPLYRSYPHVLSTAKLAGLGWESTPLEAALAHTVDEHLESDRNGDDNGPAREDEERVLAILETL, encoded by the coding sequence ATGGACGACGCCCTAGTCATCGGCGGCACGCGCTTTATCGGCCGCCACCTCGTCGCGGAACTGCTCGACCACGACTACGACGTGACCCTGTTCACGCGGGGCACCCGCGAGAACCCCTTCGCGGACGACGACCGCGTCGACCACGTCGAGGGCGACCGGACGAACGACACCGCCCTCGAGGCGGCCGCGACGACGGTCGACCCCGACGCCGTCTTCGACTGCGTGGCCTACCACCCGAAGGACGTCCGGGCCGCGACCCGGATCTTCGACGACTGCGAGGCGTACGTCTACGTCTCGAGCGGCGCGGCCTACGGGCGCGAAGAGATCCCCAAGCGAGAGGGCGAGACGCCCTTGCACGACTGCACGCCGGAGCAGGCGACCGACGACTCCGTCGAGACCTACGGCAACCGGAAGGCCGAGGGCGACCGGGCGGCGTTCGCGGCGGCCGACGACGGCGTGCCCGCCATGGTCGTCCGGCCGCCGATCGTCTACGGCCCCCACGACTACACCGAGCGGCTGAACTGGTGGATCGACCGCGTGAACCGCTTCGACCGGGTCGTCGTCCCCGGCGACGGGACGAACCTCCGTCACCTCGTCTACGTCGAGGACGTCGCCGCCGCCCTCCGGATCGTCGCCGAACGCGGCGACCCCGGCGAGGCCTACAACGTCGGCGACCGCCGGCTCGTCCCGCTCGAGGAACTGGTCGAATCACTCGCGGACGCCCTCGAGACGGCGGTCGAGATCGTCCACGCCGGACCGCGCGAACTCGCGGCCGGCGAACTCGCCCTCGAGGACTACCCGCTCTACCGGTCCTACCCGCACGTCCTCTCGACGGCGAAACTCGCCGGACTGGGCTGGGAATCGACGCCGCTCGAGGCGGCGCTGGCTCACACGGTCGACGAGCACCTCGAGAGCGATCGAAACGGCGACGACAACGGGCCGGCCCGCGAGGACGAGGAGCGCGTGCTGGCGATCCTCGAGACGCTTTAG
- a CDS encoding peroxidase-related enzyme (This protein belongs to a clade of uncharacterized proteins related to peroxidases such as the alkylhydroperoxidase AhpD.) gives MANSDADSTSQPTPELDDDAMSRFPVPEFEELPSDLQERIEEETERSGFTPNVFSAFAYKPSHFRAFFQYHDALVEDSALEREEVEMIVVAVSGVNHCYYCNVAHGALVRIYADDPTLADQLIANYRSADISDAHRTMLDVAVKLTERPDAIEPADLEALREAGFSEEAIWDIAAVTAYYNMSNRMATFAEMRPNDEFHTLGRE, from the coding sequence ATGGCCAATTCAGACGCCGACTCGACGTCCCAACCGACGCCGGAACTCGACGACGACGCGATGTCCCGCTTTCCCGTTCCGGAGTTCGAAGAACTGCCGTCGGATCTCCAGGAACGAATCGAAGAAGAAACCGAACGGTCCGGGTTCACGCCGAACGTATTCTCGGCGTTTGCGTACAAACCCTCGCACTTCCGGGCGTTTTTCCAGTATCACGACGCGCTCGTCGAGGACTCCGCCTTAGAGCGCGAGGAGGTCGAGATGATCGTCGTCGCCGTCTCCGGCGTCAACCACTGCTACTACTGCAACGTCGCCCACGGCGCGCTCGTCCGAATCTACGCCGACGATCCGACGCTGGCCGACCAGCTGATCGCGAACTACCGGAGCGCCGACATCAGCGACGCCCACCGGACGATGCTCGACGTGGCCGTCAAACTCACCGAACGGCCGGACGCGATCGAGCCCGCCGACCTCGAGGCGCTGCGCGAGGCCGGCTTCAGCGAGGAGGCGATCTGGGACATCGCGGCCGTCACGGCCTACTACAACATGAGCAATCGCATGGCGACCTTCGCCGAGATGCGGCCCAACGACGAGTTCCACACGCTCGGGCGGGAGTGA
- a CDS encoding GIY-YIG nuclease family protein — protein MIEATRAATIEVGALGDLAFEAGAYAYVGSAFGPGGFSRVDRRRSKAPTRSHSLRSRDRHRELAAGDRETRHWHVDYLLGHPATRLETAITFPDADRECELATALPGEPVEGVGASDCDCPAHLLAATDTTAIRTAAVDAGGVVDE, from the coding sequence GTGATCGAGGCGACGCGAGCCGCGACCATCGAGGTCGGTGCGCTGGGCGACCTGGCGTTCGAAGCGGGGGCGTACGCCTACGTCGGCTCGGCGTTCGGCCCCGGCGGCTTCAGCCGGGTCGATCGCCGTCGGAGCAAAGCACCGACGAGGTCTCACTCGCTTCGCTCGCGAGACCGCCACCGCGAACTGGCCGCCGGCGACCGGGAGACGCGCCACTGGCACGTCGATTATCTGCTCGGTCATCCAGCGACCCGGCTCGAGACCGCGATCACGTTCCCCGACGCCGATCGGGAGTGTGAACTGGCGACCGCGTTGCCGGGCGAGCCGGTCGAGGGGGTCGGCGCGTCGGACTGTGACTGTCCGGCGCATCTCCTCGCGGCCACTGACACGACAGCGATTCGAACCGCCGCGGTCGACGCGGGCGGCGTCGTCGACGAGTAG